TAGTTCCTCCTGCTATCAGGTGAGAATGTGAAATGCCATAAACCGTCCGCGGGGTAAAGCTCGCGACCACGTCTGCGCTGTGCAAAAGCGTGCACTTGCGCACTAAATGTGATGGTATGGCGTGCCCCTGCGGATGCTGTCTGCCCGGTAGAGCTGCTCCAGCAGCAGAACCCGCGCCAGCTCGTGGGGAAAGGTCATGGGAGAAAGGCTCAGGGTATAGCGGCAGCGGCTGAGCACATCCTTGGACAGTCCGTACGCTCCACCAATAATAAAACATGGGGACGTTGCAGGATCTTCTGTCCACTGGGTCAAGAGTTTTGAGAACTTGACCGATGTGATGCACTGGCCGTGCTCATCAAGGGCAATGGGAAAATCCTGAGAATCAATTTTCTCCAGAATTTTTTTCCCTTCCCATTCGTTTTTTGCGGTACCTTCAAGATGACCGGGAGCGTCTTTCAGTATAATCTCGGTTATGGGGAAAGTACGTCCCAGTTTTTTCAGGTATTCTTCGGCAGCACCCTGCCAGTGCTTTTTCCTGAGTTTTCCTACCCAGATGCATTTGATTTTTCGCATGTCGTGAATATAACCAGACTGTTTCTGGATTGTTTTGGGGAATTATTGTCAAAGGTCTGGCCTTGGTTTACTTGTCAGAGATATTGCCAAGATTCAAGCCCGGAAAACGTGTATTCGCCAGAATCTCTTCTCGTACTGGTTCCGAAGCCCTTGAGGTATTTGCCCGATGTCCACAATATGTAAGAACGATTTGTCTGCGAGTGATGAACAGTCCCGCCTGCTGGCATGCCTGCCGGTGTTCT
This genomic stretch from Desulfobaculum bizertense DSM 18034 harbors:
- a CDS encoding 23S rRNA (pseudouridine(1915)-N(3))-methyltransferase RlmH translates to MRKIKCIWVGKLRKKHWQGAAEEYLKKLGRTFPITEIILKDAPGHLEGTAKNEWEGKKILEKIDSQDFPIALDEHGQCITSVKFSKLLTQWTEDPATSPCFIIGGAYGLSKDVLSRCRYTLSLSPMTFPHELARVLLLEQLYRADSIRRGTPYHHI